A stretch of DNA from Nostoc sp. KVJ3:
TCTTTCTTCTGGTCACTTAAATTAACAACCGGCTCCAATTGCAATGGATCGCCAACAATCAAAGCCCGATTACACCTCACTAAAACGGGGAAAACTTGATGCGGTGGAATCTGACCCGCTTCATCTACAATTACTTGATCAATACAGCCACTATCGGGATAGGGTAACAAATTGCGGATGGAGTGCAAAGTGCAAAGAAACACCGGAAATAACAGGCTGATATCCCGATAAATGTTTCTCCAATTATGACTTAACTGACGGTAAGCATCCCATTCGCCATTCAATAATGCAATGTAAGTCCTTATGGAAGCTATCACCTCATCTTTCCGTCGCAGAGCTTCTTGTTGCTGAAATTGCCAAGACCACTCAAATAACTCTACTTGCAGCGAGTGCAATTCGGTGTAGAAGCGACTGTAAAAATCTTTGGTGGGATAAGTAGCGTGTCGGTTTTCGATTTGAGAACGGCGAGTAATCAGGTCTTTGAGTTGCTGCTTTCTTGACTCAATCTGCTGTTGTGTGCTGTCAATACCATTCTGTTGTTGCTGCCAGTTCAATGCTTCTGCAATAAGCTGGTCAACACTCTGCTGGGCGGCGATGAGAGATTCAGTTGTTAGTGGGATTTGAAATTGAAATGGGGTGGCCAGGGTCGCTAACACAGGCATCTCTATCTGTTTGTGCAAGCGTTTGAGAATATGACGTGGGCTGCTTTTGGTTATCAACTGCCAGAATCGTTTAATCGTCTGCAAAATCTGGACAACCAGTTGGTATTTCTACTCTTATTCTGCCTGTAATCTTCTCTCGGTAAAGAACGCCTAGCACTGTCAAGATGTTGTCCTATCTGCTGGTAAGCTTCTAGGGGGAACTTATTGTAGTCGCGGTCAAATTCTAATGGTGACGAAGACTCAAATGCAGAAGTCTTTATCGCCACTGAGAGCAATTGTATATCGTGGCATAGCTCCTCTAATAACTGCTCATCAGCTTTTTTCTGTTGAAGATCATGCTCGTCTTGCTTAGAGTGAGATTCTATTTGCTGAACACCAGCTAACAACTGTTGCTTTGCTGACTCCCATTCATCTAATTTAAATGTTTCTTTGGCTAACCAGTCGAGTGCAGTTTGCAAAACTAGGTAACACTTGGCTCTCAACTAAATCCCTAGAACCTCCTGATAAGTAGAAACGGTCAGAGGT
This window harbors:
- a CDS encoding AAA domain-containing protein produces the protein MLATLATPFQFQIPLTTESLIAAQQSVDQLIAEALNWQQQQNGIDSTQQQIESRKQQLKDLITRRSQIENRHATYPTKDFYSRFYTELHSLQVELFEWSWQFQQQEALRRKDEVIASIRTYIALLNGEWDAYRQLSHNWRNIYRDISLLFPVFLCTLHSIRNLLPYPDSGCIDQVIVDEAGQIPPHQVFPVLVRCNRALIVGDPLQLEPVVNLSDQKKDEYRSKSFLNRG